In the genome of Microcoleus vaginatus PCC 9802, the window AAATTTAATCAATTGTCTTTGGCAGAACGCAGTAAATTTACTGAAGAAACGCTCTCGAATTATAACAATCAGCTCCGGCAAGCAGGGAACAGCAATGTCCTGCCAGGTGTGCAGGAAGATGGTGCGCTGGTTGCTTCTGATTTGAATTCAGATCCCGGGGAATTTATTGTGGTGACGGTGATTGTCGGTACTCAAGGTAAATTGCAATTGCCCGCAGTGAAAAACTCTGAAGATTTGCGCCAAGCTTTGCGTCAGATTGGGGGAGTATCAAGCGAGCAGTTGCTGGCGGTTGAGGTGCTATGGACTCCTCAAGCCAACGGGGACACTCTGACTGCTGACGATATGTTGGCGGGCTATCCTGATTTGCGATCGATTTAGTGAGCAAGACTGGGCGCGGAGCATTGTCTCCCGCGCCCCATCCCTCAGCAAAGCTGGGCGGGTGAACCCAATTGCTTTTGAGACGCGAATTTTACACGAGTTTTTTGAGGTCGCTCAAGTTAAAGAAGATTGTTTAACAAATGCTAGTATTGAGAAATTATGATTCAGCCTGATTCATCTGCTATGGGCAAAGCCGGCCTGAGATGGGTTTTGCAAAGAAGTTAGGCAGGATAAGAAAAACTGTATTGAGCGAGGACTGCTTCGGAAGAAGTTGCGACCGCGCGCCATCTAAATTATATATGAAAGAAGAAGCGATCGAGAGCTAAAACTTATGGCCGACAGCAGCAGAAAAAAAGCACTTTTTATTTTGAGCCAGTTAAATAATGACGATATCAACTGGATCGTCCAAAAAGGTAAAAAGGAAGTTCTCGCTCCGGGTGGGGTTTTGATCCATGAAGGAAGACAGATCGATGCGCTATATATTGTTTTAGATGGAAGTTTGAGCGTTTTGATCGAGGCTGAGCGGACTAGAGAACTCGCTAAAATAGCCAGCGGAGAACTGGTGGGAGAAGTCTCTTTCATTGACGCTCGCCCTCCTTTGGCAACGGTGAAGGCGATCGAAGAAACTCACTTGCTGGCAATTCCTAGGCGACAGTTAATAATCAAACTTCAAAACGATATGGGCTTCGCTTCCCGGTTTTATTATGGAATTTCACTGTGTCTGGCAGACAGGATGCGCGGTACGATCAGACATATAGAATACGGTCGCAATATAGAATTAGATCAACCAGAATTTGAACGAGAGGATATCAATCCTAACGTCCTGGAAAATTTGGCGCTAGCTGAGGCTAAGTTTAATTGGCTGAGGGAAAATGTTAAAGCTTGAGGAATTTTAAGGCTTTTTTGAGCTGGGTCGGAAAACTTGCCGATTGATACGGTAATTGAGAGATGTACGATGTAACCTCTCAACTCCAAAACAGATGTCCAAAACAAAACAGGGGGGGTTTGTACCGGAAATATCGCTCGATAACTGCCGGAACTATAAAAACCCGCCCCTTTGGTTTGCAGTTGCAATTTCGCGCGCTGAAACGCAACTACCAACCAACCACACAATCTAGAGAATTCCCGGCCCTTTGCCGCGGGTGTCTGCATCCATTGTCAGTTTTCCTTCCTCGCCTTTTTTATCTTTGATTTCTGCGAGAATTCGAGCGCGTTCTGCGGCTTCGGCTTCTTCTTTTGCTCTCAAATCGCCCGGTTCGTTGATGTACATTTCCGGTTCGATCGCGTAATTGTTAACCAGACCTTCTTGGTCTACTGTATAACCATCTGTAGTGTGAATGCTTTCGTCATCGGTTTGGTCATCAGTTTTTGCACTTTTCTGCTTCCCTTCGGTGGTTGTGTGCATGAAATTAGCGCCTTCCCGGTCTTGCCGCGCTGCTGTCTCAGCAGGAGTAATTCCCCTGTCGTAGTGGGGGGCTTCCATATTGGCTTCGATTTGTTCGTCGGCCGGTGTTGATTTGCTAACTTCTTCTTTGGGGGGTATTGGTTGACGATTAGTCATGATTTATTCCTGGGTTATTTTTTCAAAAAGGTCTTTGCGTTATGTTTAAATATTAGACCAAAGCTAGCTCATTCACAAACTATCTTTGGTTATAGTTGGCTAAAAATTGCTGTTAGGGAAAATACCTTGAGTGAGTCTTCCTGAAGACTGATAAAATTCTGTTTTTATTTAAATTTTTACTATCTGCGACTATTTGGCATCTATCTAAAGATAGGGAATTGGCAGTTGCCGGTTGAGGATTGGGAATTGGACTAATGACTAATGATAGCAGTTTAGAACCAGAATTTTACGGTAGGCCAGTTCTCAAGCCAGATAGTCATCAGTCATTCCCAATTATTCAATTCTTTAATCTAAAATCGTCTGACTTTACGATTCTTTAAAGAAGCGGATGATTTCGCGGACATGGTTGAGAAATTGTCCGTCATCGGTGAGTTGGGCGATCGCACTTTCTGCATCTCTTCTGAGTTTAGTGTGTTCTGCCTGATTTGTCGCTTGCAAAGATTGTAGAGATGCGGATACAGTAGTTAATTCTCTTCTGATAGCTTCCCGTTCCCGATTTTGGACAGCCGCCCACGAATTCGGATCGTCTGAATTTAATTGAGCGGTCAAATTTCTAACTGTAGATTCTAACCCTGCAAAGCGGCTGCGGAGTTCGACAATATCTTCGCGGGGGTACAAAAATTGGCTGCGGATAGTTGTCAGCCGCTGGGCTAAATACTGATAACCTCGGATAGCTGGACGCAGTACAGTTAACAGCAGTGCAGCACCGGAACTGAGATAGCCAACAGCACTAATTCCGGCGGCCGCTAGGGCGTAAAGTGCGATCGCGCTAAACAGGTGAAGTGCGATCGCCGCAAAGAGCGATCGGCGAACTAATACAGTAACGTATTGGAGTTGTTCCCGATCGACAGCAATGTTTTTTTTAGTCGATTCTGCGGCTTGCGCTAAAACTTCTTTAGCTTCAAAATGGATATTCCAGGGAACTGTAACTATCAGCAACAGCCATTCAAAAATAGCAATGGCAATTACCCAATCAATAAAACTGCCGGCCGAGACGTGCAGCCATTGGAGAATGGCAAAAACTAGCAGCAAAAATATGCCTGTGACGGCACCAAAACCTGCGAAAGTGTAATACATAGCGATGCCTTGGTGGAATGTTGTTTTGATTGTGGGTAGGTGCTTTAGGTCTGGAGTAATAAACTGTGACAGTTAAGTGAGCGTCCTATTAATCCCGGTTCATTAGTTATGAGTAACAATGCAGGCCAAGGGTTGCGCTCAACCTGTTTTTTCCCACAAATACTTCCTCTACCTCAATCGTGGAAGGTAGTTGAGATTTGGGGTAGGTTGTTTAGGTATGGATTCATAAGGTGTGACAGTTAAGAAATCGTCCTATTGAACCCAGTTTATTAGTGATTAGTAATACTCCGGGAGACAAGGTTTCCAGACGCCTGGTTTGTTCCAAGAACATACACGGGCTTGAACCCATCCATAATATTTAAATGAAACGGTTTGCTGGTTTGGGAGTGCGTAAGTCCTTAATAATTACTCATTGGCGATTAAGTAGAGCGACACACAAAAACTTGACAATGTAACAAAATGTAAACGAATCACAACCTCTGGGATTGCTTCATTGAACTGGCAATGACATACTTATGTTTTTCGCAGTTCGTCTACTTCGCGATCAGGATGAAGTCACTTTTTCCCCGACTCATATCATTTGAGATTTATTTCAAATTTGAGATGGGCAATAGCTTATTATGTATGACTTTGCAGCTTGTGTAGAGTTGCATTCATTTTTTGAACTGCTATCACTAACGGCGTTACACGCTGCTAGCAACCCAGCAATCTCAAAACGCTGCCCTCTATCCATTTTTATTTTCCAGAGGTGCTAAATCACCTGTAGCTGAGATAAACTGATTTGAAAGTAGATCGCGCGTTTTGCAAGTTGCCTCTGTGTAACCGAGACACTGCTACTGCAACCTGTCATCAGCTACAGCAAAATAGGTGCCAAAATTAACTCTACAGTCTCCAATTTCCCTTAACAGCGCGTCTACAATCTAAAATCAAAAGTGAGCAGCAAGGACAAACCGATGGCGAACTCAACTCTTGGCCTAGAACATCAACTTTACGATTATCTGTTATCTATTTCTCTGCGGGAGCCCGATATTCTCGCTTCACTACGGGAAGAAACTGCTAAACATCCTATGGGTATGATGCAGATTGCTCCCGAACAAGGTCAGTTTATGGAGCTCATAGTGCAGCTTATGGGAGCGACCAAAACCTTAGAAATAGGGGTTTTTACTGGTTATAGCTCGCTGTGCGTAGCTTTGGCGCTGCCTCCTAACGGTCAGATTATTGCTTGCGATGTCAGCGAGGAATATACTGCGATCGCACGACGCTATTGGGAAGCTGCGGGCGTTGCTAATAAGATTTCTTTGCAGTTGGGCCCAGCCATAAATACTCTGGACAAACTAATAGCCGAGGGACAAGCAGGAACCTTTGATTTTGCTTTCATCGACGCCGATAAAGAAAATTATGAGGCTTATTTTGAGCGATCGCTGCAACTTGTACGCAATGGGGGTTTAATTGTAATTGACAATGTTCTGTGGTCAGGACGAGTTGCTGACCCTCAAGTACAAGACGAAAGTACCACCGCCATTCGTACTTTTAACGACAAATTGCGTAACGATCCCAGAGTTACTCTCAGTGTTGTCCCCATTGCTGACGGGCTGACTTTGGCATTGAAACGCCGCTGGGCTACTATGATGGAACCGGAACAGGATAATTAAAGAGTTATTTGCGGTTTGTGGTGGATTTCTAAGGACTTATAGAAAAGCTATGAAGAAACCGGGTTTCTGAGTCAAGCTTCTGGGATAAAACGGATAATTTTTTTTCATAAACCCCGTTTATGCGTTCAGGACGGTTTTTATTTGCTGCAAACCGCGAAGGAATAACAATTTAATAATATTCTATCTAAACAACGTAATTAATTGATTTGAGGCGTAACTTCGGGTGTCTAATTTACAACTAAAATTACCAATTCACGAAACTTTTCAGTGTACTGTTCAAGGCGAAGGTTACTGGACGGGGACTTTAGTTGATTTTATCAGATTGGCCGGTTGCCCTGTGCGGTGTCCTTGGTGTGACACAGGCTACGAAAATGGGGGCAAAGGTTTGCCGTCGGTGCCGCAGTCGATCGCACAATTGCTCGCTCAATTGCAGTCTCCGAGGGTTGTCATTACTGGTGGCGAACCTTTCATTCACCGCGATTTGCCTGAGTTAGTGGAAGCTTTGTTAGAAGCTGACAAGCAGGTGAGTATTGAAACTTCGGGTGCTTACTGGCAGGATGTTTCCCCACAAGCTTGGATTACTCTTTCTCCGAAGGAACACGTCAATCCTAAATATCCGGTGCAAGAGCTTTTTTGGACTCGAGCAAATGAAATTAAGTTAGTGATTAGCACTGGCGAAGAAGTTGAGTTTTATCACAAGCATTTGGAAAATAATGTGAACATTCCGGTTTTCTTGCAACCAGAATGGAACTCAAAAAAATTAGCGATTCCCATTATTTTGGAATTGCTGAAACAAAATCCTAGTTACAGGCTATCTTTGCAAACTCACAAGTTTATTGGCGTGCAATAATTTGATGATTTAGCCCGAGCTATTCGTCAGGTGGGCGGTGCAGAATAAGGAGTGCATCGCCTTACAAGATGTGGGAATATGTACTATAATTAAAGCAGCAATTTATGATAATTTGAACGTAATGGAAACAACTACGGAAACCCCAATGGGAAAAGTGATCGCAACCGTAGTAATTACGAATTGGCTGGATTAAGCTAAAGCAGAAGATGGTCTGATTCCAATCTAGCAAGTCAGGTCTGTTACTCTAGAAAATGTTTTGGTGGATACGGGCGCGACAACTTTGTGTTTACCCAAAGATGTCATCGCCAGACAGGGTTTGAAAATCCTCAAGCAAGTGGTTGTGAAAACAGCCACGGGCATTAGTGAGGCGAGGATTTTTCGGGATGCTTCGATTTGTCTGTGCGGGCGCGAAGAAACTTTTGAGTGTTGGGAATTGTCCGAGGGGAAAACGCCACTTTTAGGCGTGATTCCGATGGAAGCGCTGGGAATTGAAGTGGATTTGAAGCATCAAAGTTTGAAGGTTTTGCCCGACGGGCCGACGGAAACTTATTTGACAATTCTTGGATATTCTTGAGTTTGGATGCCAGCAATTCGATCGGCAGCGCTAAGATGGTTAAGCACTGTTTTGCACTACTCTCATGTCCCAACGCGCCAAAACCTCAAACAGCCAGCCAAGTGCATCCCGCAACGGGCATAATGTGACGAATTCTCACTCTAACAACCAAAATACGATTCGGGTTCGCGGTGCGAGACAGCACAACCTGAAAAATATCGATCTGGAACTGCCGCGCGATCGCCTGATCGTTTTTACTGGTGTCTCGGGTTCTGGTAAGTCTTCCCTCGCTTTCGATACAATTTTTGCCGAGGGACAGCGCCGCTACGTCGAGTCTCTCAGCGCTTACGCGCGCCAGTTTTTGGGACAGTTGGACAAACCGGATGTGGACGCGATTGAAGGCTTGAGTCCGGCTATTTCGATCGACCAAAAGTCAACTTCTCACAACCCGCGATCGACTGTTGGCACTGTTACAGAAATTTACGATTATCTCAGATTGCTCTACGGCAGA includes:
- a CDS encoding cyclic nucleotide-binding protein; this translates as MADSSRKKALFILSQLNNDDINWIVQKGKKEVLAPGGVLIHEGRQIDALYIVLDGSLSVLIEAERTRELAKIASGELVGEVSFIDARPPLATVKAIEETHLLAIPRRQLIIKLQNDMGFASRFYYGISLCLADRMRGTIRHIEYGRNIELDQPEFEREDINPNVLENLALAEAKFNWLRENVKA
- a CDS encoding SAM-dependent methyltransferase, whose product is MANSTLGLEHQLYDYLLSISLREPDILASLREETAKHPMGMMQIAPEQGQFMELIVQLMGATKTLEIGVFTGYSSLCVALALPPNGQIIACDVSEEYTAIARRYWEAAGVANKISLQLGPAINTLDKLIAEGQAGTFDFAFIDADKENYEAYFERSLQLVRNGGLIVIDNVLWSGRVADPQVQDESTTAIRTFNDKLRNDPRVTLSVVPIADGLTLALKRRWATMMEPEQDN
- a CDS encoding 7-carboxy-7-deazaguanine synthase QueE; amino-acid sequence: MSNLQLKLPIHETFQCTVQGEGYWTGTLVDFIRLAGCPVRCPWCDTGYENGGKGLPSVPQSIAQLLAQLQSPRVVITGGEPFIHRDLPELVEALLEADKQVSIETSGAYWQDVSPQAWITLSPKEHVNPKYPVQELFWTRANEIKLVISTGEEVEFYHKHLENNVNIPVFLQPEWNSKKLAIPIILELLKQNPSYRLSLQTHKFIGVQ